Proteins co-encoded in one Opitutus terrae PB90-1 genomic window:
- a CDS encoding glycoside hydrolase family 88 protein, translated as MHPQFLRRFAFSVLVIAPTLFPATLRARADEPLDRLVDAAVKTSLERLARSTEEVGTAERYPTYATQEQKWKLEGSSDWTSGFYPGCLWLAFDLSGDARFERWAQQWTAPIEHEKNNRDTHDLGFRFMCTFGQGLRLGKGDAYARYPAVLHEAAATLAHRFNPRIGALSSNWDRDPLPHSVPVVIDIMMNLELLLWSASHGGPADYVEMARRHTDTTLRDFVRADGGTYHVVRYDERDGSILNRGTLQGAGPETTWSRGHAWAQYGCVVMYRATKEPRYLQAAQRLTDYFLAHLPPDHVSAWDFQSDIAYRDVSATAIVAAGLFELVKYVEESALRAKYQIAAEAMLRSLCQPPYFASRADTNCLLDHSVQYLPIGSNVDVPAIFADYYFLEAILRYRASR; from the coding sequence ATGCACCCGCAATTTCTCCGCCGCTTCGCGTTCTCCGTCCTCGTGATCGCCCCCACTCTCTTTCCAGCCACCCTAAGGGCGCGCGCCGATGAACCGCTGGACCGGCTCGTCGATGCAGCCGTGAAGACGTCGCTGGAACGACTGGCGCGCAGCACCGAGGAGGTTGGCACCGCCGAACGCTATCCCACCTACGCAACCCAGGAGCAGAAATGGAAACTCGAGGGTTCGAGCGACTGGACCAGCGGGTTCTACCCCGGCTGCCTCTGGCTCGCGTTCGACCTGAGTGGCGACGCACGTTTCGAGCGCTGGGCCCAACAGTGGACCGCACCGATCGAGCACGAGAAGAACAACCGCGACACGCACGATCTCGGCTTCCGGTTCATGTGCACGTTTGGCCAGGGCCTGCGGCTCGGAAAAGGTGACGCGTATGCGCGCTATCCGGCAGTGCTGCACGAGGCAGCGGCCACACTGGCGCACCGGTTCAATCCTCGCATCGGAGCGCTCAGCTCCAACTGGGATCGCGATCCCCTGCCCCACTCGGTCCCCGTCGTCATCGATATCATGATGAACCTGGAACTGCTGCTATGGTCGGCGAGCCACGGCGGTCCGGCGGACTACGTCGAGATGGCGCGCCGCCACACCGACACGACGCTGCGCGATTTCGTGCGGGCCGACGGCGGCACCTACCACGTCGTCCGCTACGACGAGCGCGATGGTTCGATTCTCAACCGCGGCACGCTGCAGGGCGCCGGCCCCGAGACGACCTGGTCGCGTGGCCACGCGTGGGCGCAATACGGCTGTGTTGTCATGTATCGCGCGACGAAGGAACCGCGCTACCTGCAGGCGGCGCAGCGGCTGACCGACTACTTCCTCGCGCACCTGCCACCGGACCACGTCTCTGCGTGGGATTTCCAGTCAGACATCGCATATCGCGATGTTTCCGCGACGGCGATCGTCGCGGCGGGTCTCTTCGAGCTGGTGAAATATGTGGAGGAGTCTGCGCTCCGGGCGAAATACCAAATCGCCGCGGAGGCGATGCTCCGCTCACTCTGTCAACCACCCTATTTTGCCAGCCGCGCCGACACGAACTGCCTGCTGGACCATTCGGTGCAATACCTGCCGATCGGCAGCAACGTCGACGTGCCCGCGATCTTCGCCGACTATTACTTCCTCGAAGCGATCCTCCGCTACCGTGCGAGCCGCTGA
- a CDS encoding DUF2339 domain-containing protein — protein MEGLLTLLGLALFLGLIVFPIWVIVRISSLGAQNDALASSLEEHRQKLRELERKLAEGTAPAATAAKPTAEPPLAPLPVAPLMRAAEPAVTMPSPSPAATIGESPVVGKVGDLAEQPAERAGLQGPASEPPMVEPPVAEQAPDTVGQVSEPSVEGQTGGLANEPPPLGQASGPADEPAQQGSPQETTGATPLPEPPAPPVFEPTASPVESFVRGINWEQFMGAKLFAWLGGLAALLAVGFFVKYSFEHDLVPPAARAAIGFVFAIVLVIGGLKIDRARYAVTAQTLIATGIVSLYTVTFACRSIYHFEFFGPLPTFLVMVLITAAAFLLAVRLEAQVVAILGILGGFLTPVLVSTGQDNPLGLFGYIALLDLGLVAVALHRRWFYLVPLGAIGTIALQIGWAAKFFENDPSGQASVAVVVCLVFAVLFLGAAIFAHRRGHDGPEITLSAVVMACVCYGFAGYFLGFRAAGSRVGLVFTFVLLANLCLLTLAWFRRLGALVAVATAGTAWLLVNWTAEIFSPALASTLMGVCLGFCAFFLVTYFVARRFDRSSPAITWSAVALPLIGFGFALYFLRYPEVGGRVGLYFPFVLALSLALLVLAWFERKPALVTTAVGGVGAVLAFWRLTIFTPALGPTLMLVTFGFGVLFLVVYLAARRAERGASMITWSAITLPLLALAFAFSFLGYPELAQRPGLLFTFALLADAALLTIAWCDEQMPRLHLVAGGLLFALLGTWTAGCLTAPLLPWALAFYLLHAVLHTAFPLALERHRPDATATWWSQLFPPLALVLMLLPLFKLTTISLVFWPCVLLVDLLAIGLALVTASLAAVAAVLVLTLVATGAWLFNLPTTLTAAPALLLVIGGFAVVFFAAGLFLVRRLGDRLQASGGGPATHALFGDARSQIPAFSALLPFVLLIMMTARLNLVNPSPVFGLALLLVVMVLGLAAILGLAWLPACALAGVAGLEYSWHARHFAVESATAPLAWYLLFYVAFAIYPFVFRRRFAGVTGPWAIAALAGAAQFPLVYRLVTAAWPTEFPGLLPAAFTILPLLSLVAILRATVVNERARLNQLAWFGGVALLFITLIFPIQFERQWLTVSWALEGAALLWLFRRVPHAGLRAVGVVLLCTAFARLALNPAVFSYHARSETAVFNWYLYSYGLVTVALFTGAWLLAPPRERALGVKAPPLLSTLGTVLLFMLVNIEIADFFSVPGQRVLTFQFSGNFGRDMSYTIAWALFALGLLLMSIWKQARAGRYAALALLGVALLKLFFHDLARLDALYRVGALLAVAVIAILASFAYQRFLPANEKNVPPKS, from the coding sequence ATGGAAGGCCTCCTTACCCTGCTCGGCCTCGCATTGTTTCTCGGTCTCATCGTCTTCCCCATCTGGGTGATCGTGAGAATCAGTTCGCTCGGCGCGCAAAACGACGCGCTGGCTTCGAGCCTCGAAGAACACCGGCAGAAGCTCCGCGAGCTGGAGCGAAAACTCGCGGAGGGCACGGCGCCCGCCGCTACCGCGGCCAAACCCACCGCAGAACCTCCGCTCGCGCCGTTACCCGTAGCGCCGCTCATGCGCGCAGCGGAGCCAGCGGTGACGATGCCATCGCCGTCGCCCGCGGCGACGATCGGCGAGTCCCCGGTGGTAGGCAAGGTCGGTGACTTGGCTGAGCAGCCGGCTGAACGAGCCGGCCTGCAGGGTCCCGCCAGCGAGCCACCGATGGTCGAGCCGCCCGTCGCAGAACAGGCGCCCGATACGGTCGGGCAGGTCAGTGAACCGTCGGTCGAAGGCCAGACCGGCGGACTGGCGAATGAGCCACCTCCTTTAGGCCAAGCAAGTGGCCCGGCAGATGAGCCGGCTCAACAAGGCAGCCCACAAGAGACGACAGGAGCCACGCCGCTGCCCGAGCCACCGGCTCCTCCCGTCTTCGAACCTACGGCATCACCGGTCGAGTCGTTCGTGCGCGGCATCAACTGGGAGCAGTTCATGGGCGCGAAACTCTTCGCGTGGCTCGGCGGGCTCGCCGCGTTGCTCGCAGTCGGGTTCTTCGTCAAATACTCCTTCGAGCACGATCTGGTTCCACCGGCGGCGCGCGCGGCGATCGGGTTCGTGTTTGCGATCGTGCTCGTGATCGGCGGACTGAAAATCGATCGCGCGCGCTACGCCGTCACCGCACAGACGCTGATCGCGACGGGCATCGTGAGTCTCTACACCGTCACGTTCGCGTGCCGCTCGATCTACCACTTCGAGTTCTTCGGACCGTTGCCGACGTTTTTGGTGATGGTGCTGATCACCGCCGCGGCGTTTCTGCTTGCCGTCCGGCTCGAGGCGCAGGTCGTGGCGATCCTCGGCATCCTCGGCGGTTTTCTCACGCCGGTGCTCGTCAGCACCGGCCAGGACAATCCGCTCGGGCTTTTTGGCTACATCGCGCTGCTTGATCTTGGCCTCGTGGCGGTGGCGCTGCACCGGCGCTGGTTCTACCTCGTGCCGCTGGGGGCGATCGGCACAATTGCGCTGCAGATCGGGTGGGCGGCGAAGTTTTTCGAGAACGACCCGTCCGGGCAGGCGAGCGTCGCCGTCGTGGTGTGCCTGGTGTTCGCCGTGCTTTTCCTCGGCGCGGCGATTTTCGCCCATCGGCGCGGGCACGATGGGCCGGAGATCACGCTCTCTGCGGTCGTCATGGCGTGCGTATGCTACGGGTTCGCCGGATATTTTCTCGGCTTCCGTGCCGCCGGCAGTCGCGTTGGGCTGGTGTTTACGTTTGTGCTGCTGGCCAACCTCTGCCTGCTCACGCTGGCGTGGTTCAGAAGGCTGGGGGCGCTGGTCGCGGTCGCCACAGCAGGCACGGCGTGGCTGCTGGTCAACTGGACAGCCGAGATTTTCTCGCCGGCGCTGGCGTCTACGCTCATGGGCGTGTGTCTCGGGTTCTGTGCGTTCTTCCTCGTCACCTATTTCGTGGCGCGACGGTTTGACCGGAGTTCGCCGGCCATCACCTGGTCGGCCGTGGCGCTGCCCCTCATCGGGTTTGGGTTCGCGCTGTATTTCCTGCGCTATCCGGAAGTGGGAGGGCGCGTGGGCTTGTATTTCCCGTTCGTGCTGGCGCTGTCGCTCGCGCTGCTCGTGCTCGCCTGGTTCGAACGGAAGCCGGCGCTCGTGACGACAGCGGTTGGCGGAGTGGGCGCCGTGCTGGCGTTCTGGCGACTCACGATTTTCACACCGGCGCTTGGGCCGACGCTGATGCTGGTCACATTCGGCTTCGGCGTGCTTTTTTTGGTGGTCTATCTCGCCGCGCGACGGGCCGAGCGCGGCGCTTCGATGATCACCTGGTCGGCGATCACACTGCCGTTGCTGGCGCTGGCGTTCGCCTTCTCGTTCCTCGGTTACCCGGAGCTCGCGCAGCGACCGGGGCTGTTGTTCACGTTTGCGCTGCTGGCCGACGCGGCGTTGCTGACGATCGCGTGGTGCGACGAGCAGATGCCGCGGCTGCATCTCGTCGCCGGTGGCCTCCTGTTCGCGCTGCTCGGCACGTGGACCGCCGGATGCCTGACGGCGCCGCTGCTGCCCTGGGCGCTCGCGTTTTATCTGCTGCATGCGGTGCTGCACACGGCGTTTCCGCTCGCGCTGGAACGGCATCGACCGGACGCGACGGCCACCTGGTGGAGCCAGCTGTTCCCGCCGCTCGCGCTCGTGCTGATGCTGCTGCCGCTGTTCAAGCTCACTACAATCTCGCTCGTGTTCTGGCCCTGCGTGTTGCTCGTGGACCTGCTGGCGATCGGGCTGGCGCTGGTCACCGCCTCGCTGGCCGCCGTGGCTGCCGTGCTGGTGCTCACGCTCGTGGCGACGGGCGCCTGGCTGTTCAACCTGCCCACGACCCTGACTGCCGCGCCGGCGCTGTTGCTCGTCATCGGCGGCTTTGCCGTCGTGTTTTTCGCGGCCGGGCTGTTTCTGGTCCGCCGGCTCGGCGACCGGCTGCAGGCGAGCGGTGGCGGACCGGCGACGCACGCGCTGTTTGGCGACGCGCGCTCGCAGATCCCCGCGTTCTCCGCGCTGTTACCGTTCGTCCTGCTCATTATGATGACCGCGCGGCTCAATCTGGTGAATCCGTCGCCGGTCTTCGGTCTCGCGCTGTTGCTCGTCGTGATGGTCCTGGGGCTCGCGGCGATCCTCGGGCTCGCGTGGTTGCCGGCGTGCGCGCTCGCGGGCGTGGCGGGGCTGGAATACTCCTGGCACGCGCGGCACTTCGCGGTCGAAAGCGCCACCGCGCCGCTCGCGTGGTATCTGCTCTTCTACGTGGCGTTCGCGATTTATCCGTTTGTGTTCCGGCGGCGGTTTGCCGGGGTGACCGGCCCGTGGGCGATCGCTGCGCTCGCCGGAGCCGCGCAGTTCCCGCTGGTTTACCGATTGGTCACGGCGGCCTGGCCGACGGAATTTCCCGGGCTGCTGCCGGCGGCGTTCACCATCCTGCCGCTGCTGAGTTTGGTGGCGATCCTGCGCGCGACGGTCGTCAACGAGCGTGCGCGGCTCAACCAGCTCGCGTGGTTCGGCGGGGTGGCGCTGCTCTTCATCACGCTCATTTTCCCGATCCAGTTCGAACGCCAGTGGCTCACGGTCAGTTGGGCGCTGGAAGGCGCGGCGCTGCTCTGGCTCTTCCGTCGCGTGCCGCACGCCGGATTGCGGGCGGTAGGCGTGGTCCTGCTGTGCACGGCGTTCGCGCGGCTGGCGCTCAACCCCGCGGTGTTTTCGTATCACGCGCGCAGCGAGACTGCGGTGTTCAACTGGTATCTTTACAGCTACGGGCTCGTCACCGTCGCGTTGTTTACGGGCGCGTGGCTGCTCGCACCGCCGCGTGAGCGCGCGCTCGGCGTGAAGGCTCCACCGCTGCTGAGCACGCTGGGCACGGTGCTGCTGTTCATGCTCGTCAACATCGAGATCGCCGACTTCTTCAGCGTGCCGGGTCAACGCGTGCTGACGTTCCAGTTCTCCGGCAACTTCGGTCGCGACATGAGTTATACGATCGCGTGGGCGCTGTTCGCGCTCGGGTTGTTGCTCATGAGCATTTGGAAGCAGGCTCGCGCCGGCCGCTATGCCGCGCTCGCGCTGCTGGGCGTGGCGCTGCTCAAGCTGTTCTTCCACGACCTCGCGCGACTCGATGCGCTCTACCGCGTCGGCGCCCTCCTCGCCGTGGCGGTGATCGCGATCCTCGCGTCGTTCGCCTACCAGCGCTTCCTGCCCGCCAATGAGAAAAATGTCCCGCCGAAATCGTGA
- a CDS encoding sensor histidine kinase: MSETRNKVETAVPGGLAARQKQTRPPGTADSTAQGPATRWRRSHRSVFTKLVVIMVTLAAVLLLLVSGLFWLVLGPSVHGSFDQVLEDYTTRLAATSLDFATAQRLRQQLNLQTRYAGPAGNWTTNEALPTIDAARLQQARMGERPSGFPRFHYHLVAAPDGGAYLFTWGPRRGLSELHSLAITMVLVTIVLVVVVAYLALKWLLAPLRRLNEAVNRLSAGELDVALASATGDEFGRLTEAFNRMVGRVRGMIDAREQLLLDVSHELRSPLTRLRVALELLPENKQRAGMAADVREMERMIAELLELERLRSGSGLQKTRQDLVPLLRAAAEPYRGVAPGVQVFISVPELCVDIDAEKMRTVIRNLIENAVKYSRPDSRPVEVLAMQQDERVIVRVTDDGPGIPVTEAERVFEPFYRVDRSRSKNTGGYGLGLSICKRVMLAHGGDITLERDRRAGASFVLTFPGPTRPSA, from the coding sequence GTGAGTGAGACGCGGAACAAGGTGGAGACCGCTGTCCCGGGCGGGCTTGCCGCGCGGCAGAAGCAAACCCGCCCGCCGGGGACGGCGGACTCCACCGCGCAAGGGCCGGCGACGCGCTGGCGTCGCTCGCATCGCTCGGTTTTCACCAAGCTCGTCGTGATCATGGTCACGCTCGCGGCGGTCCTGCTGCTGTTGGTCAGCGGGCTGTTCTGGCTGGTGCTCGGGCCAAGCGTGCATGGCAGCTTCGATCAGGTGCTCGAGGACTACACGACGCGGCTCGCGGCCACCTCGCTGGACTTCGCGACCGCGCAGCGATTGCGGCAGCAGCTCAACCTGCAAACGCGCTATGCCGGGCCCGCGGGCAATTGGACCACGAATGAGGCGCTGCCCACGATCGACGCGGCGCGGTTGCAGCAGGCCCGCATGGGCGAACGACCGTCGGGTTTTCCGCGCTTCCACTATCATCTCGTCGCCGCGCCGGACGGCGGCGCCTATCTGTTTACGTGGGGGCCGCGCCGCGGGCTGAGCGAGCTGCACTCACTCGCGATTACGATGGTGCTCGTGACGATTGTGCTCGTCGTGGTCGTGGCGTATCTGGCGCTGAAATGGCTGCTCGCGCCGCTGCGCCGGCTGAACGAAGCCGTAAACCGGCTGAGTGCGGGCGAACTCGACGTGGCGCTCGCCAGCGCGACGGGTGACGAGTTCGGCCGTTTGACCGAGGCGTTCAATCGGATGGTGGGCCGGGTGCGGGGGATGATCGATGCCCGCGAACAACTGTTGCTCGATGTGAGCCACGAGTTGCGCTCGCCGCTCACGCGACTGCGGGTGGCGTTGGAATTGCTGCCGGAAAACAAGCAGCGCGCCGGGATGGCGGCGGATGTGCGCGAGATGGAACGGATGATCGCGGAGTTGCTCGAACTGGAGCGGCTGCGCAGCGGAAGCGGGTTGCAGAAGACCCGGCAGGATCTCGTGCCCTTGCTGCGCGCCGCGGCCGAGCCGTATCGCGGCGTCGCGCCCGGCGTGCAGGTGTTCATCTCCGTGCCGGAGCTGTGCGTCGACATCGATGCCGAAAAAATGCGGACGGTGATCCGCAACCTGATCGAGAACGCCGTGAAATATTCGCGGCCGGACAGCCGGCCGGTCGAGGTGCTCGCGATGCAGCAGGACGAACGGGTGATCGTGCGCGTGACCGACGACGGTCCGGGAATTCCGGTGACCGAAGCCGAGCGGGTGTTCGAGCCATTTTATCGCGTGGATCGCTCGCGCTCGAAGAACACCGGCGGCTACGGGCTCGGGCTGAGCATCTGCAAACGCGTGATGCTGGCGCACGGCGGCGATATCACCCTCGAGCGCGACCGTCGCGCGGGCGCGTCGTTCGTGCTGACGTTCCCCGGCCCCACGCGGCCGTCAGCCTGA
- a CDS encoding DUF3999 family protein, with the protein MVKRCAGLFAVVALSIFVAIGTARALEVTEWKYRQPLTVEQPGVLKLALPPETLGLARSNLEDLRLLDPAGREVPFVFTTPAPAVPPVSRAPVAFRATLQDGATELLVTTGTTAPLEAVALATPAPHFLKPARVEISADGEHWELLADRRATFRQFGAEHLQFQLERRTAAYIRITIDDTRHRAVPFTGATLLLAGTKQPEFTAPIEVRIVRREEFAGESVLTLDLGGAHVPLAELGFVTAEPLFARTITLTTRELRDEAAVERTLVTGSIWRIEADGVAPAAQLTVAAAFTTPSRELLVHVANGDSPPLAIDRVTARQRPLWFVFRAAESGTYTLLTGNAQVAAPRYDLAPLAAQLRDLAPSALTPGAAQPNPGYRATDGLADTPLLGAAIDPAPWRFRKPVRIATPGVQQLELDLDVLARAQPGFADLRLVHDDAQVPYLLERTALARTTPLAVEILRDPKRPHISRWQITLPRASLPVTKLTLTSSTPIFQRQMRLYEKVVDERRGDSFERSLGNATWSHTPGDVRPLTLPFPTPPVTGTFVLETDDGDNPPIALTAVAATYPVVRLLFKTDAEPLELYYGNAAATTPRYDLALVGGQIFAAEKSVATLGAEEQAGQAGWGAAVGGSRAGMFFWAALGLVVVVLLVVVAKLLPKPPVAKS; encoded by the coding sequence GTGGTTAAACGGTGTGCGGGTTTGTTCGCGGTCGTTGCGCTGTCTATTTTCGTCGCGATCGGCACGGCGCGGGCGCTGGAAGTCACCGAGTGGAAATACCGCCAGCCGCTTACGGTCGAGCAGCCCGGCGTGCTCAAGCTGGCGCTGCCCCCGGAAACGCTCGGGCTCGCGCGATCGAACCTCGAGGACCTGCGACTGCTCGATCCTGCTGGCCGCGAGGTGCCGTTCGTCTTCACCACGCCGGCGCCGGCCGTGCCGCCAGTGAGCCGGGCGCCGGTGGCGTTTCGCGCCACACTGCAAGATGGCGCGACTGAACTGCTCGTCACGACCGGCACCACCGCTCCGCTCGAGGCGGTCGCGCTCGCAACGCCCGCGCCGCATTTCCTCAAACCCGCGCGCGTCGAAATCTCCGCCGATGGTGAACACTGGGAACTGCTCGCCGACCGCCGCGCCACGTTCCGTCAGTTCGGCGCGGAGCACCTGCAGTTTCAGCTTGAGCGGCGGACCGCCGCCTACATCCGCATCACCATCGACGACACGCGACACCGCGCCGTGCCGTTCACGGGCGCGACGCTGCTGCTGGCCGGCACGAAGCAGCCGGAATTCACCGCGCCGATCGAGGTGCGGATCGTGCGGCGCGAAGAATTCGCCGGCGAGTCGGTGCTGACACTGGACCTCGGCGGCGCGCACGTGCCTTTGGCGGAACTGGGTTTCGTCACCGCGGAGCCGCTGTTCGCGCGGACGATCACCCTCACGACGCGGGAGCTGCGCGACGAAGCAGCCGTGGAGCGCACGCTCGTCACGGGATCGATCTGGCGAATCGAAGCCGACGGCGTGGCGCCTGCTGCGCAGCTCACTGTGGCGGCGGCTTTCACCACGCCTTCGCGCGAACTGCTCGTGCATGTCGCCAACGGCGACAGCCCGCCGCTCGCAATCGACCGCGTGACCGCGCGGCAGCGGCCGTTATGGTTCGTGTTCCGGGCGGCGGAGTCGGGCACCTATACGCTGCTCACCGGCAACGCGCAGGTCGCGGCGCCGCGCTACGATCTGGCTCCCCTCGCTGCGCAGCTGCGTGACTTGGCGCCGAGCGCGCTCACGCCGGGTGCGGCGCAACCGAATCCGGGCTATCGCGCGACGGACGGGTTGGCCGACACACCATTGCTGGGCGCGGCGATCGATCCGGCACCATGGCGTTTCCGCAAACCGGTGCGGATCGCCACGCCGGGCGTGCAACAGCTCGAACTCGATCTCGACGTGCTGGCGCGCGCGCAGCCTGGTTTCGCCGATCTCCGATTGGTGCACGACGACGCGCAGGTGCCGTATTTGCTCGAGCGCACGGCGCTGGCCCGCACCACGCCGCTGGCCGTGGAAATCCTTCGCGATCCGAAGCGGCCGCATATCAGCCGCTGGCAGATCACCCTCCCGCGCGCGAGCCTGCCGGTCACGAAGCTGACGCTCACGTCGTCGACGCCGATTTTTCAACGGCAGATGCGGCTCTACGAAAAAGTCGTGGACGAGAGGCGTGGCGATTCGTTTGAGCGTTCGCTGGGCAACGCGACGTGGAGCCACACGCCTGGGGATGTGCGACCGCTCACGCTGCCATTTCCCACGCCACCGGTGACGGGAACGTTCGTTCTCGAGACGGACGACGGCGACAATCCGCCGATCGCGCTCACCGCGGTGGCGGCGACCTATCCCGTCGTGCGGCTGCTCTTCAAGACCGACGCAGAGCCGCTTGAACTTTATTATGGCAACGCGGCCGCTACGACGCCGCGGTACGACTTGGCGCTGGTCGGCGGGCAGATTTTTGCGGCGGAGAAATCCGTCGCGACGCTCGGCGCCGAAGAGCAGGCGGGCCA